The following proteins are co-located in the Desulfobacterales bacterium genome:
- a CDS encoding L-2-amino-thiazoline-4-carboxylic acid hydrolase produces MIFKKMFLIMVFSPFACVYHTTKYFFSKNRVNDFFYKKIVTIGANSLSSHIPTLQKDEEFSVFSSKMKETVSKIPFEKSEVTIDAPDMVKFKVTVCQFVEVAKLLGMSRLAKAFCDADIVYCQKYQPNIIFERKFTLEKGDPFCDHTYKKMSKKNIA; encoded by the coding sequence ATGATATTTAAAAAAATGTTTTTGATAATGGTATTTTCCCCTTTTGCCTGTGTATATCACACCACCAAATATTTTTTTAGTAAAAACAGGGTGAATGATTTTTTTTATAAAAAAATTGTTACGATCGGCGCAAATTCTTTATCATCCCATATCCCCACTTTACAAAAAGATGAAGAATTCTCTGTTTTCAGCTCTAAAATGAAAGAAACGGTATCGAAAATTCCATTTGAAAAATCAGAAGTAACGATTGATGCGCCTGATATGGTAAAGTTCAAGGTGACGGTTTGTCAATTTGTTGAGGTTGCCAAACTTTTAGGTATGAGCAGGCTTGCGAAGGCTTTCTGCGATGCTGATATCGTTTATTGTCAAAAATACCAGCCCAATATTATATTTGAACGTAAATTTACACTTGAAAAAGGCGATCCATTTTGTGATCACACGTATAAAAAAATGAGCAAAAAGAATATCGCCTAA
- a CDS encoding radical SAM protein, with product MKKKLLLINPAQSKKPNLANLITIPSSSLGYLAALTPPNWDIKIMDENIEDLTFEEADLVAITTYTCTAPRAYEVSEIYRRKGIKTVIGGVHVSMLPDEAAQYVDTVVIGEAESVWGTVLKDFEKNEMKKRYTSELISLENQVHPRTDLYSRKYKLFTVETSRGCPNDCEFCTVGLFNGHKYRQRPVEDVLDELEKLPRKFFMFSDNNILGHGKKAEERAIRLFKGMVDRGIKKRWGCYVGIDFVNNPEVLKWAKKAGCSSCFIGFESLNEESLKEIKKTRNLKMGVDHYKEVVQKIHDNGIGLIIGSFVMGNDNDYPDIFQRTTDFILESKIDTAQLSILNPFPGTRLFERLEKEGRLLCKNYPHDWQYLDFTKVLYKPKNMTPDQLREGVAQVYRDTSSRLTSLKRAITSYTETKDLLGAIISYFGNRSSGDLWRKVSGAVDLE from the coding sequence ATGAAAAAAAAATTATTATTAATAAATCCGGCTCAAAGCAAAAAACCAAATCTGGCCAATCTGATCACAATTCCATCATCAAGTTTAGGGTACCTTGCTGCACTGACGCCTCCCAATTGGGATATAAAAATTATGGATGAAAATATTGAGGACTTAACTTTTGAGGAGGCTGACCTTGTCGCGATAACCACTTACACCTGTACTGCTCCCAGAGCATATGAAGTATCTGAGATTTACAGGCGAAAAGGAATAAAAACAGTTATCGGCGGCGTGCATGTCTCAATGCTGCCGGATGAAGCCGCACAGTATGTTGATACGGTTGTTATAGGTGAGGCGGAATCAGTATGGGGAACTGTATTAAAAGATTTTGAAAAAAATGAAATGAAAAAGCGGTACACGTCAGAACTTATTTCTCTGGAAAATCAAGTTCACCCCAGAACGGATCTCTACTCTAGAAAATATAAATTGTTTACAGTGGAAACGTCCAGAGGCTGCCCCAATGATTGTGAGTTCTGTACTGTAGGGTTATTTAATGGGCACAAGTACAGACAAAGACCTGTTGAAGATGTACTAGATGAACTGGAAAAACTACCCCGAAAGTTTTTCATGTTTTCAGATAACAATATTCTGGGTCATGGAAAAAAGGCAGAAGAAAGAGCGATTCGTTTGTTTAAAGGCATGGTTGACAGAGGAATAAAAAAACGATGGGGTTGTTACGTTGGAATTGATTTTGTAAACAATCCGGAAGTTTTAAAATGGGCTAAAAAAGCCGGCTGCTCAAGCTGTTTCATCGGTTTTGAATCCCTCAACGAAGAATCACTTAAAGAAATCAAGAAAACCAGAAATTTAAAAATGGGTGTGGATCATTATAAAGAGGTTGTACAAAAAATCCATGACAACGGCATTGGACTTATAATTGGATCATTTGTTATGGGTAATGATAATGATTATCCGGATATTTTTCAAAGAACAACGGATTTTATTTTAGAGTCAAAGATAGATACGGCACAACTCTCAATTCTAAACCCTTTTCCGGGTACAAGACTATTTGAAAGACTTGAGAAGGAAGGAAGGCTATTATGCAAAAATTATCCTCACGATTGGCAGTATTTGGATTTCACAAAAGTTTTATATAAACCGAAGAACATGACACCTGATCAGCTGCGTGAAGGCGTTGCCCAGGTTTACAGAGACACTTCATCAAGATTAACATCGCTGAAAAGAGCAATTACTTCATACACAGAAACGAAAGATCTGTTGGGAGCAATTATTTCGTACTTTGGTAATCGCTCTTCCGGTGACCTTTGGCGCAAAGTATCTGGTGCCGTCGACTTGGAATAG
- a CDS encoding NADH:flavin oxidoreductase: MTTLFEPGTIGQMNIKNRFVRSATAELLATDDGRVTDKYLKAYRQLARGGVGLIITGNFYVNPIGQALPRSIVMHRDEIVDDLRKVVKTVHEHGAKIVAQINHAGRQCYPNFIKQKPIAPSAVRDMMSLVKPRQMSLKEIEETITAYGDAARRVKEAGFDGVQIHAAHGYMINQFLSCHTNRRKDEWGGSLDNRMRFLIRVYELIRETVGPDYPVLIKINGEDCFPNGVTIDQSLAVCEKLDELGIDAIEVSGGIGETGFSTIRGDIPRDLLMKNRNIIEKILIRFSFEKKLRKNAKFSEAYFLPFATAVKKKVNVPVISVGGIRRRETMENILKNKDADFISLSRPFIRQPNIVNQFEKGEKDPITCDNCNRCSFEMIVHHKPMRCYNKDKP, translated from the coding sequence ATGACCACATTATTTGAACCCGGCACAATCGGACAGATGAATATTAAAAATCGATTTGTCAGGTCAGCAACCGCCGAACTGCTTGCAACAGATGACGGTCGCGTGACAGATAAATATCTCAAGGCTTATCGACAGCTGGCAAGAGGGGGTGTTGGGCTTATCATTACCGGAAATTTCTATGTGAATCCGATCGGTCAGGCGCTGCCGAGAAGTATCGTTATGCATAGAGATGAAATTGTGGATGATCTCAGAAAAGTTGTAAAAACCGTTCATGAGCACGGCGCTAAAATCGTTGCCCAGATTAATCACGCGGGTCGACAATGTTATCCCAATTTCATTAAACAAAAACCGATTGCACCATCAGCGGTTCGCGATATGATGTCGCTTGTCAAACCCAGACAGATGTCTCTAAAAGAAATCGAAGAAACCATAACTGCTTATGGAGACGCTGCACGACGGGTAAAGGAAGCCGGATTTGATGGTGTACAGATCCATGCTGCACATGGATATATGATTAATCAATTCCTCTCCTGTCACACCAACCGCCGGAAAGACGAATGGGGAGGTTCTTTGGATAATCGAATGCGGTTTCTGATAAGGGTGTATGAATTAATCCGCGAAACCGTTGGCCCGGATTACCCCGTTCTGATTAAAATAAATGGAGAAGACTGCTTTCCAAATGGTGTAACCATTGATCAGTCATTGGCAGTGTGTGAAAAACTGGATGAACTGGGAATAGATGCCATTGAAGTGAGCGGTGGCATTGGCGAAACCGGATTTTCCACTATCCGTGGAGACATCCCCAGAGATCTGCTGATGAAAAACCGGAATATTATTGAAAAAATCCTCATCCGGTTTTCGTTCGAAAAAAAATTGCGAAAAAATGCGAAATTTAGCGAGGCCTATTTTCTGCCTTTTGCGACAGCTGTCAAGAAAAAGGTCAACGTACCGGTTATTTCTGTCGGTGGCATACGCCGCAGAGAAACAATGGAAAATATACTTAAAAACAAGGATGCGGATTTTATTTCTTTATCCCGTCCCTTTATTCGTCAACCCAACATAGTCAACCAATTTGAAAAAGGAGAAAAAGATCCCATTACCTGTGATAACTGTAACCGGTGCTCGTTTGAGATGATCGTTCATCATAAGCCAATGCGATGCTATAATAAAGACAAGCCTTAA